In a genomic window of Lepisosteus oculatus isolate fLepOcu1 chromosome 3, fLepOcu1.hap2, whole genome shotgun sequence:
- the cplx4a gene encoding complexin-4a: MSFLLKNMVSSQVKNLGLGGGEEKKEESGAPADPAAAAGMTREEYEEYQRQVLEEKMERDAEFAHKKAERATLRVHLREKYRLPKSEQDESMIQIAGDDVDVPEELRKMVDEDAVEEEEKDSILGQMQNLQNMDMDQIKEKAQATFTEMKVAAEQKCSLM, from the exons ATGTCCTTCCTTTTGAAGAACATGGTGAGCAGCCAGGTAAAGAACCTGGGGctgggaggaggagaggagaagaAGGAGGAGTCCGGGGCCCCAGCAGACCCTGCCGCAGCAGCGGGGATGACCCGCGAGGAGTACGAGGAGTACCAGAGACAGGTTTTGGAAGAAAA AATGGAACGGGATGCAGAGTTTGCACACAAGAAAGCAGAAAGGGCAACTTTAAGGGTCCACTTGCGAGAAAAATACAGGTTGCCAAAG AGTGAACAAGATGAGAGCATGATCCAGATCGCAGGAGATGACGTGGACGTGCCTGAGGAACTGAGAAAGATGGTGGATGAGGATGCAgtggaggaagaggagaaggACTCTATTCTAGGGCAGATGCAAAACCTCCAGAACATGGACATGGACCAGATTAAGGAGAAAGCCCAAGCCACCTTCACGGAGATGAAGGTGGCGGCAGAACAGAAATGCTCTCTGATGTGA